The Psychrobacillus sp. FSL K6-2836 nucleotide sequence TGGAATTGGTGGTGTGCATAGAGGTGCAGAAACGACTATGGACATCTCAGCTGATTTAGAAGAACTAGCAAATACAAATGTTGCAGTAGTATGTGCAGGAGCAAAATCTATTTTAGATATCGGTTTAACATTAGAATACTTAGAAACAAAAGGTGTTCCAGTAGTAGGCTACCAAACTGACTCATTCCCAGCATTTTATACAACAACAAGTGAATTCAATGCGGACTTCCGTTTAAACAGCGAAAAAGAAGTAGCGGAAATGCTGAAAGCTAAATGGGATCTTGAGTTAAATGGTGGTGCAGTAATTGCGAATCCTATTCCTACAGAACATTCATTGGAAGAATCTTATATTAATTCGATTATCCAATCTGCTTTACAGGAAGCTGCAGAAAATGGCATCAAAGGAAAAGACGTAACACCATTTATGTTAGGAAAAGTAAAAGAACTAACAGAAGGTAAATCTTTAGAGGCGAATATCGAACTAGTTTATAATAATGCTCGAGTTGGATCTAAAATTGCAGTTGAGTTAAATAATCTATAAGAGAAATAAAGCTATCTATTGTCAGCAAAGTGACAATAGATAGCTTTTTTATATTATTTGGAGAAATTCTATTTGAAAAGTACGCTTGCCGATTGCTACAAGAATACGTGGAAATGGTTAATTTACCGTTCTGCAAGTAATCCTCAGTCGAGGGCAAGTAAGTGAAGAGTATGAGCAAGTAACTAGCAGAGTAAAGCGAGTAAAATCCTGGTAAGAACAAGTACACGAATATGCGTTTACTGTACGCTACGGCATATACCTTTTAGGATGTGTCACTATAGCTACTTCATCCCTTTTGAACAGGGGTATTTTATTGGTTAGAGATTAAGACTGTACCTATACTCAAATTAAAACAAAAAAATTGGCCATGAATTTATTCACGGCCAATCATTGCATGTACTTATTTCCTTAAGTTTCCTAGCTCAGATGCAATTGCTTGCATTTCACTTGGACTGAAAGTATTTCGTTTTTTAACCATTTCATATAAGTAAACAAGATCTTCATATTGT carries:
- a CDS encoding pseudouridine-5'-phosphate glycosidase, which translates into the protein MKQYITYSEEVAKGMQEGKAIVALESTIISHGMPYPQNVETARKVEQIVRDNGAVPATIAIMDGKIKIGLSDEELETLGTSKDARKTSRRDLAYVISSKEIGATTVATTMICAEMAGIKLFVTGGIGGVHRGAETTMDISADLEELANTNVAVVCAGAKSILDIGLTLEYLETKGVPVVGYQTDSFPAFYTTTSEFNADFRLNSEKEVAEMLKAKWDLELNGGAVIANPIPTEHSLEESYINSIIQSALQEAAENGIKGKDVTPFMLGKVKELTEGKSLEANIELVYNNARVGSKIAVELNNL